A stretch of the Bradyrhizobium sp. CCBAU 53351 genome encodes the following:
- a CDS encoding 6,7-dimethyl-8-ribityllumazine synthase translates to MNQMLQDPQVEASQVETEVPHPPVPQGPAAEHPRFAKPQRVAFVQACWHRDVVEEARIAFMKEAAARHLTHVDVFEVPGSFEIPLHAQVLAKTRRYTAIVAAGLVVDGGIYRHEFVADTVIKALMDVQLRTEVPVFSAVLTPQQFHETEVHYDFFRRHFAIKGVEVAAACAETLLGLERLRGQVAAGIVG, encoded by the coding sequence ATGAATCAGATGTTGCAAGATCCCCAAGTCGAAGCTTCCCAAGTCGAAACTGAAGTCCCCCATCCGCCGGTTCCGCAAGGACCTGCGGCCGAGCACCCGCGCTTCGCCAAACCGCAGCGGGTGGCGTTCGTGCAGGCCTGCTGGCACCGCGACGTGGTCGAGGAGGCCCGCATCGCCTTCATGAAGGAGGCTGCGGCGCGGCACCTCACCCATGTCGACGTGTTCGAGGTGCCGGGCTCCTTCGAGATCCCGCTGCACGCGCAGGTCCTCGCCAAGACGCGGCGCTATACCGCGATCGTCGCGGCCGGCCTCGTCGTCGACGGCGGTATCTATCGCCACGAATTCGTCGCCGACACCGTGATCAAGGCGCTGATGGATGTGCAGCTCCGCACCGAGGTGCCGGTGTTCTCGGCCGTGCTGACGCCGCAGCAATTCCACGAGACCGAGGTGCACTACGACTTCTTCCGCAGGCACTTTGCCATCAAGGGCGTCGAGGTAGCGGCCGCCTGCGCGGAGACGTTGCTGGGCCTCGAACGCTTGCGCGGCCAGGTCGCGGCGGGGATCGTGGGGTAG
- a CDS encoding ribose-phosphate pyrophosphokinase, whose product MSAKNGSIKLVAGNSNPALAQAIAQGLDLPLTKAVVRRFADMEIFVEIQENVRGSDAFIIQSTSFPANDHLMELLIITDALRRSSARRITAVLPYFGYARQDRKSGSRTPISAKLVANLITQAGVDRVMTLDLHAGQIQGFFDIPTDNLYAAPLMVRDIKDKFDLSKTMVISPDVGGVARARGLAKRINTPLAIVDKRRERAGESEVMNVIGDVAGYTCILIDDIVDSGGTLVNAADALIAKGAKDVYAYITHGVLSGGAAARITNSKLKELVITDSILPTEAVTKAPNIRTLPIASLISDAIARTAAEESVSSLFD is encoded by the coding sequence ATGTCGGCCAAAAACGGCTCCATCAAGCTCGTCGCCGGCAACTCCAATCCGGCTCTCGCGCAGGCGATCGCGCAAGGCCTCGACCTGCCGCTGACCAAGGCGGTGGTGCGGCGCTTCGCCGACATGGAGATCTTCGTCGAGATCCAGGAGAACGTCCGCGGCTCGGATGCCTTCATCATCCAGTCGACCTCGTTCCCCGCGAACGACCATCTGATGGAATTGCTGATCATCACCGACGCGCTGCGCCGCTCCTCGGCGCGCCGCATCACCGCGGTGCTGCCCTATTTCGGCTACGCGCGGCAGGACCGCAAATCGGGCTCGCGCACGCCGATCTCGGCCAAGCTCGTCGCCAATCTGATCACGCAGGCCGGTGTCGACCGTGTCATGACGCTGGACCTGCACGCCGGCCAGATCCAGGGCTTCTTCGACATCCCGACCGACAACCTCTACGCGGCGCCGCTGATGGTGCGCGACATCAAGGACAAGTTCGATCTCTCCAAGACGATGGTGATCTCGCCAGACGTCGGCGGCGTGGCGCGCGCGCGCGGCCTTGCCAAGCGCATCAACACCCCGCTCGCGATCGTCGACAAGCGCCGTGAACGTGCGGGCGAGTCCGAGGTCATGAACGTGATCGGCGACGTCGCCGGCTACACCTGCATCCTGATCGACGACATCGTGGACTCCGGCGGCACGCTGGTGAACGCGGCCGACGCGCTGATCGCCAAGGGCGCCAAGGACGTCTACGCCTACATCACCCACGGCGTGCTCTCCGGCGGCGCGGCCGCCCGCATCACGAACTCCAAGCTGAAGGAGCTCGTGATCACCGACTCGATCCTGCCGACCGAGGCGGTGACCAAGGCGCCGAACATCCGCACCCTGCCGATCGCGAGCCTGATCTCCGACGCGATCGCGCGCACGGCGGCGGAAGAGTCGGTGTCGAGCCTGTTCGACTGA
- the pgeF gene encoding peptidoglycan editing factor PgeF, whose product MTVTSSLLAAVPGLRHAFFTREGGVSSGIYAALNGGLGSNDDQDLVAENRRRMAEHVGVAADRFISLHQIHSPDVLVAETPWPSGPRPKGDALVTKTPGIALGVSTADCGPVLFVDPNARVIGGAHAGWKGALTGVLEATISAMEKLGATRSGIIAAIGPLIRQDSYEVGNEFVARFIEADADNAMFFIPSVREGHAMFDLAGFIRRRLDAAGILMIDDLGLDTYADERFFSYRRSVHRKEPDYGRHVHAIALEG is encoded by the coding sequence ATGACGGTCACGTCCTCGCTGCTCGCCGCGGTGCCCGGCCTGCGCCATGCCTTCTTCACCCGTGAAGGCGGCGTCTCAAGCGGCATCTATGCCGCGCTGAACGGCGGGCTCGGCTCCAACGACGATCAGGACCTGGTCGCGGAGAACCGCCGCCGCATGGCCGAGCATGTCGGCGTCGCCGCGGACCGCTTCATCAGCCTGCACCAGATCCACTCGCCCGACGTGCTCGTGGCCGAGACACCGTGGCCGAGCGGACCGCGGCCGAAGGGCGATGCGCTCGTGACGAAAACGCCCGGCATTGCGCTCGGCGTTTCCACCGCCGACTGCGGACCGGTGCTGTTCGTCGATCCCAATGCGCGCGTGATCGGCGGCGCGCATGCCGGCTGGAAGGGCGCGCTCACCGGCGTGCTGGAGGCGACGATCTCCGCGATGGAGAAGCTCGGCGCCACGCGTAGCGGCATCATCGCCGCGATCGGCCCCTTGATCCGTCAGGACAGTTACGAGGTCGGCAACGAGTTCGTGGCGCGCTTCATCGAGGCGGATGCGGACAACGCCATGTTCTTCATCCCCTCGGTGCGCGAGGGACACGCGATGTTCGATCTCGCCGGCTTCATCCGCAGGCGCCTCGACGCCGCCGGCATCCTGATGATCGACGATCTCGGTCTCGACACCTATGCCGACGAGCGCTTCTTCAGCTATCGCCGCTCGGTGCATCGCAAGGAGCCGGATTACGGCCGCCACGTCCACGCGATCGCGCTGGAAGGGTGA
- a CDS encoding class I SAM-dependent methyltransferase — translation MTDQPLLNEIKALIKASGPMPVWRYMELCLMHPRYGYYLSRDPLGREGDFTTAPEVSQMFGELLGLWTASVWKQMGSPQFLRLIELGPGRGTMMADALRALRVLPPLYQALHIHMVEVNPVLRERQGATLSAVRNITWHDSIDDVPEGPSIILANEYFDVLPIHQMVRLENGWHERVIEIDPNGKLQFGAAPEPTPRFDVLLPPLVRAAPVGAVFEWRPDGEIMKLATRVRDQDGAALIIDYGHLRSDAGDTFQAIARHTFADPLKAPGLADVTAHVDFQALARAAEDVGARVHGPVTQGDFLKRIGIDTRAAALMQKATPEVGTDISIALKRLTDTGRSGMGSMFKVLGISEPRLTGIAGLSDLEQAGDD, via the coding sequence GTGACCGACCAGCCCTTACTCAACGAGATCAAGGCATTGATCAAAGCCTCAGGCCCCATGCCGGTCTGGCGCTACATGGAACTGTGCCTGATGCATCCGCGCTATGGCTATTACCTCTCGCGCGATCCGCTCGGACGTGAGGGCGACTTCACCACCGCGCCCGAGGTCAGCCAGATGTTCGGCGAGCTCTTGGGCCTGTGGACGGCCTCGGTGTGGAAGCAGATGGGCTCGCCGCAATTCTTGCGGCTGATCGAGCTCGGCCCCGGCCGCGGCACCATGATGGCGGATGCGCTGCGTGCACTGCGCGTGCTGCCGCCGCTCTACCAGGCGCTCCATATCCACATGGTCGAGGTCAATCCCGTGCTGCGCGAGCGGCAGGGCGCGACGCTGTCCGCCGTGCGCAACATCACCTGGCACGACAGCATCGACGACGTGCCTGAGGGACCGAGTATCATCCTCGCCAACGAATATTTCGACGTGCTGCCGATCCACCAGATGGTCCGTCTCGAGAACGGCTGGCACGAGCGCGTGATCGAGATCGATCCCAACGGAAAGCTTCAATTCGGCGCGGCGCCGGAGCCGACGCCGCGCTTCGACGTGCTGCTGCCGCCCCTGGTGCGCGCCGCGCCTGTCGGCGCCGTATTCGAATGGCGGCCCGACGGCGAGATCATGAAGCTCGCCACGCGCGTGCGCGACCAGGACGGCGCGGCCCTGATCATCGACTACGGCCATTTGCGCAGCGATGCCGGCGACACCTTCCAGGCGATTGCACGCCACACCTTCGCCGACCCCCTGAAGGCGCCGGGCCTGGCCGACGTCACCGCCCATGTTGACTTCCAGGCGCTGGCGCGCGCGGCCGAGGATGTCGGCGCCCGCGTGCACGGACCGGTGACGCAAGGCGACTTCCTGAAGCGGATCGGCATCGATACGAGGGCGGCCGCCCTGATGCAGAAGGCAACACCGGAAGTGGGCACCGACATTTCGATCGCGCTCAAGCGCCTGACGGACACCGGGCGCAGTGGCATGGGCTCGATGTTCAAGGTGCTCGGCATCTCCGAGCCGCGGCTGACGGGCATTGCCGGCCTCAGCGATCTCGAACAGGCCGGAGACGATTGA